In Quercus robur chromosome 11, dhQueRobu3.1, whole genome shotgun sequence, the following proteins share a genomic window:
- the LOC126706899 gene encoding uncharacterized protein LOC126706899, with product MSKGKEKVSGSKQFRWLPPMHEMMLKILTEEAGKGNKPSNTFRAGSFALVAKEITAHFGVECHPVFVENRMRTLRSMWATIQELRKKSGFGWDENLKMITCDAKTYQEEVMAHRKHAEYLNKKIEFYDELAIVVGKDTATGAFAKSGVDIENEPDNGDNGDSAEFVADNVDECVVEKGKNVNESSTTGSGISKSRKRGRAASTADDSVLTDLSGQLKEIAVALKEINRGPVDYTTLYNEVMAMMADGYSEDMLATAFDHLCENEKTARGFLAKNARLRKLWLDGYFFSQI from the exons ATGTCAAAGGGTAAGGAAAAAGTTAGCGGCAGCAAGCAATTTAGGTGGCTGCCACCTATGCATGAGATGATGCTAAAGATATTAACAGAGGAGGCTGGAAAGGGCAATAAGCCCTCTAATACTTTTAGGGCCGGCTCCTTTGCTCTTGTAGCGAAGGAGATAACGGCCCATTTCGGGGTTGAGTGCCACCCTGTATTTGTGGAGAACCGGATGCGGACTTTAAGGTCCATGTGGGCAACTATTCAAGAGCTTAGAAAGAAGAGTGGATTCGGTTGGGACGAAAATCTGAAAATGATAACGTGTGACGCTAAAACCTACCAAGAAGAAGTTATG GCACATCGGAAGCATGCCGAGTAtctgaacaaaaaaattgagttttacgaTGAATTAGCGATTGTGGTGGGGAAGGATACAGCCACAGGTGCCTTTGCTAAGTCTGGAGTGGATATCGAAAATGAGCCAGATAATGGGGATAATGGGGATAGTGCAGAGTTTGTGGCAGATAATGTGGATGAATGTGTGGTTGAAAAGGGGAAGAACGTAAATGAATCATCCACCACTGGGTCGGGAATTTCCAAGTCCCGCAAAAGAGGGCGTGCAGCTTCTACTGCTGATGATAGTGTGCTGACTGATCTGTCTGGTCAGCTGAAGGAAATAGCTGTCGCTCTAAAAGAAATTAATCGGGGCCCGGTAGATTACACAACTTTGTATAATGAGGTAATGGCTATGATGGCGGATGGATATAGCGAAGATATGCTCGCTACTGCCTTCGACCATCTTTGTGAGAATGAGAAGACGGCACGTGGATTTTTAGCAAAGAATGCTAGGTTGAGGAAGTTGTGGTTAGAtggttattttttctcacaaatttgA